Proteins encoded in a region of the Panicum hallii strain FIL2 chromosome 3, PHallii_v3.1, whole genome shotgun sequence genome:
- the LOC112887000 gene encoding neurofilament medium polypeptide-like encodes MKPPAASPGRAEKPQLPAPAPPGLARLLLSKSRRGGRSRRAPATSPMFVSRGRSRAADGEPSSPKVTCIGQVRMRKGKKGAAAAAKAAAPEKGAKGYCRCLKKAFLCGGLFDFDSRKRRQKAPSPEVERARRSPWVFSSRDVAVAAVPKAADPRSGSQGEGHEDDEEEEMVVGVGVFGSIGREEGEKLGIGSGCGSEKEEEDGDDEREAQLVSSATTTPPKNALLLMRCRSAPQNRTSPLTSRFPAAPQAPVPVPVPVPSPSPTRDALAAVALEIAASPSPSPSPRKPERASPSPRKPSAEKAFADEDGVEKGRGGAAAAQEQDPHLIGAREEDDEEEEDDDEFEEEDEMRCSSARPLVLQRCKSEPATTAAAKMAAGAPGADATTAGCFWAHGGSSGRRRHAPSASGAPVALTGH; translated from the coding sequence ATGaagccgccggcggcgagcccaGGCCGCGCGGAGAAGCCGCAGCTGCCGGCGCCGGCTCCGCCGGGGCTGGCGCGGCTGCTGCTTAGCAAGAGCCGCCGGGGCGGGCGGtcccgccgcgcgccggccaCGTCGCCCATGTTTGTGTCCCGCGGCCGGAGCCGCGCGGCGGACGGGGAGCCGTCGTCGCCCAAGGTGACGTGCATTGGCCAGGTGCGGATGCGCAAGGGGAAGaagggggcagcggcggcggccaaggCGGCCGCGCCGGAGAAGGGCGCCAAGGGGTACTGCCGGTGCCTCAAGAAGGCGTTTTTGTGCGGCGGGCTGTTCGATTTCGACTCCAGGAAGCGGAGGCAGAAGGCGCCGTCGCCGGAGGTGGAGAGGGCACGCCGGTCGCCCTGGGTGTTCAGCAGCAGGGACGTGGCCGTCGCCGCAGTGCCCAAGGCGGCGGATCCAAGGAGCGGGAGCCAGGGGGAGGGGCATGAGgatgacgaggaggaggagatggtggtgggAGTGGGCGTCTTCGGATCGAtcgggagggaggagggggagaagtTGGGGATCGGTAGTGGCTGCGGCagcgagaaggaggaggaggacggcgaCGACGAGCGGGAGGCGCAGCTCGTGTCGTCGGCGACCACGACGCCGCCGAAGAACGCGCTGCTCCTGATGCGCTGCCGGTCCGCGCCGCAGAACCGCACGTCGCCGCTCACCTCCCGGTTCCCCGCCGCGCCGCAGGcgccggtgccggtgccggtgccggtgccATCGCCCTCACCGACCAGGGACGCCCTCGCGGCGGTGGCACTGGAAATCGCCGCGTCCCCTTCTCCGTCTCCGTCCCCCCGCAAGCCGGAGAGGGCGTCTCCGTCCCCCCGTAAGCCGTCCGCGGAGAAGGCGTTCGCCGACGAGGACGGCGTCGAGAAGGGGCGAGGGGGAGCGGCGGCTGCACAGGAGCAGGACCCGCATCTGATCGGGGCACGAGAAGAGGAtgacgaggaagaagaagacgaCGACGAGTTCGAGGAAGAGGACGAGATGCGGTGCTCGTCGGCGCGGCCGCTGGTGCTGCAGCGGTGCAAGTCGGAGCCGGCGACGACCGCGGCCGCTAAgatggcggcgggggcgccCGGCGCGGACGCGACGACCGCCGGGTGCTTCTGGGCCCACGGCGGGAGCagcgggcggaggcggcacgcGCCGTCGGCCTCCGGGGCGCCGGTGGCCTTGACCGGTCACTAA
- the LOC112887614 gene encoding chromosome transmission fidelity protein 8: MEIRVRCGCGDSSCPEWAVVELQGAVQPQASFSGDIRGLHIGRLCSAPSPSSSKGGYTFTVGYHELAGTKVTLKKPLLVLRKKKLTGGAADQETPTAEVVELEVIGVIRHKILFKDRPKALISKPPTKEKAAVQPAAN, from the exons ATGGAGATCCGCGTGCGGTGCGGCTGCGGCGATTCGTCGTGCCCGGAGTGGGCCGTCGTGGAGCTGCAGGGCGCCGTGCAGCCGCAGGCATCCTTCTCCGGCGACATCCGGGGGCTCCACATCGgccgcctctgctccgcccCCTCCCCGTCCTCTTCCAAG GGAGGGTACACCTTCACGGTGGGGTACCATGAACTCGCTGGGACGAAGGTGACCCTGAAGAAGCCCCTGCTGGTGCTCAGGAAGAAGAAGCTGACTGGTGGTGCGGCGGATCAGGAGACACCgacggcggaggtggtggagctggaGGTGATTGGCGTTATCCGGCACAAGATCCTCTTCAAGGACCGCCCCAAGGCCCTCATCTCAA AGCCGCCGACCAAGGAGAAGGCGGCCGTGCAGCCAGCAGCAAATTGA
- the LOC112885082 gene encoding 11S globulin subunit beta-like has translation MRVTSLTGHNFPILNSLQVSVERGTLSLIVCAYACTQDVAVPPLYYTAGAQSVVYAVRGSARLQVVDNIGAAVFDGELRRGQLLVVPEFFVVLTEAGKDGVEYIAFKNDASPVTSRIAGPIAPGIMNSYTINVV, from the exons ATGAGGGTCACGAGCCTGACCGGCCACAACTTCCCCATCCTCAACTCCCTGCAAGTGAGCGTCGAGAGAGGAACTTTGTCCT TGATCGTCTGCGCTTACGCTTGCACGCAGGACGTTGCTGTTCCGCCGCTCTACTACACTGCCGGGGCTCAAAGCGTGGTGTACGCGGTCCGAGGAAGCGCCCGGCTGCAGGTGGTGGACAACATCGGGGCGGCGGTGTTCGACGGCGAGCTTCGCCGGGGGCAGCTCCTGGTCGTACCGGAGTTCTTCGTCGTCCTAACGGAAGCAGGGAAGGATGGGGTCGAGTACATTGCGTTCAAGAATGACGCAAGCCCCGTGACGAGCCGCATCGCGGGGCCT ATTGCTCCTGGCATCATGAATTCATACACCATCAATGTCGTCTAG
- the LOC112885053 gene encoding L-type lectin-domain containing receptor kinase VIII.2-like, whose protein sequence is MPMPAPAMSRAALPLALALLLLLRRAPEPAAAVRFDYATLTLGSLKLLGDAHLKNGTIRLSRDLPVPTSGSGRALYASAVPVRAGFSTQFAFTVATLNPSSVGGGLAFVVAADDSSLGDAGPYIGVATGTDAAAVEFDTLMDVQFGDVNGNHVGLDLGSMVSAAVADLDEAGVELTSGRTVNAWIDYRPDKAKGGILEVSVSYAAKRPMVPLLSAPVDLGESVKDAAFVGFSASTQGSTEVHAIEWWSFSTASPAPAPHSAPTPPPESPVVQPPPSVNPVLPSPLLPGVTTPSPPSATVSAPTSSISAASAPSNAAAGNAGSPHPPGHAAVAGAATAGAFVAASFAGFALWALARRARARKRTALAVATKRDNLASAAALARSPREFSYKELSAATRGFDASRVIGNGAFGTVYKGIIPDTGAMVAVKRCTKANANANSEQARSEFLSELSIIAGLRHRNLLRLQGWCYEKGEILLVYDYMRNGSLDKALFDASAPVLPWHHRRDILAGVASALAYLHHECERRVIHRDVKSSNVMLDEAFRARLGDFGLARQAEHGESPDATAAAGTMGYLAPEYLLTGRATEGTDVFSFGALVLEVACGRRPIGTEGRCNNLVEWVWSLHGEARVLDAVDPRLGGEFDEGEVRRALLVGLACSSPEPALRPGMRAVVQMLSGEADPPFVPAARPSMSFSANHQLLLSLQDSVSDYNALGLTLSDSSSDSLSSSSLTSTLRRGGHDIGFSSTGGDAR, encoded by the coding sequence ATGCCGATGCCGGCGCCCGCCATGTCAAGAGCCGCGCTCCCGCTGGCGCtggcgctcctcctcctcctgcggcGCGCCCCTGAGCCGGCCGCCGCGGTGCGGTTCGACTACGCCACGCTGACGCTCGGCAGCCTCAAGCTGCTCGGCGACGCGCACCTCAAGAACGGCACCATCCGCCTCTCCCGGGACCTGCCCGTCCCGACGTCCGGCTCCGGCCGCGCGCTCTACGCCTCCGCCGTCCCCGTCCGCGCCGGCTTCTCCACCCAGTTCGCCTTCACTGTCGCCACGCTCAACCCCTCCTCCGTCGGCGGCGGGCTCGCCTtcgtcgtcgccgccgacgACTCCTCCCTCGGCGACGCCGGGCCCTACATCGGCGTCGCAACCGGGACCGACGCCGCCGCGGTAGAGTTCGACACGCTCATGGACGTGCAGTTCGGGGACGTGAACGGGAACCACGTGGGTCTGGATCTCGGCTCCATGGTGTCGGCCGCCGTCGCCGATCTTGACGAGGCCGGCGTCGAGCTCACCAGCGGGAGGACCGTCAACGCCTGGATCGACTACCGCCCCGACAAAGCCAAAGGGGGGATCTTGGAGGTGTCCGTGTCCTACGCCGCGAAGCGGCCGATGGTGCCGCTGCTGTCCGCGCCGGTCGACCTTGGGGAGAGCGTCAAGGACGCGGCTTTCGTCGGCTTCTCGGCGTCCACGCAGGGGAGCACGGAGGTTCACGCGATCGAGTGGTGGAGCTTCTCGAccgcgtcgccggcgccggcgccgcattcggcgcccacgccgccgccggaaTCCCCGGTCGTTCAGCCTCCGCCGAGCGTCAATCCGGTGCTTCCTTCACCGCTGCTCCCGGGAGTGacgacgccgtcgccgccatccgCGACGGTTTCCGCGCCGACCAGCTCGATCTCGGCGGCGAGCGCTCCGTCGAACGCCGCCGCGGGGAATGCCGGCTCGCCGCACCCGCCCGGGCACGCGGCCGTGGCCGGCGCTGCGACGGCGGGCGCCTTCGTGGCCGCCTCGTTCGCGGGCTTCGCGCTTTGGGCGTTGGCGCGCCGCGCGAGGGCCCGGAAGCGCACGGCGCTGGCGGTGGCCACGAAGCGCGACAACCTCGCGTCCGCCGCGGCGCTCGCGCGGTCGCCGCGGGAGTTCAGCTACAAGGAGCTGAGCGCCGCCACGCGCGGTTTCGACGCGTCCCGCGTGATCGGCAACGGGGCGTTCGGCACCGTGTACAAGGGCATCATCCCGGACACCGGCGCCATGGTCGCCGTGAAGCGGTGCACGAAGGCCAACGCCAATGCCAATAGCGAGCAGGCGCGGTCCGAGTTCTTGTCCGAGCTCTCCATCATCGCCGGCCTCCGCCACCGCAACCTGCTCCGACTCCAGGGTTGGTGCTACGAGAAAGGCGAGATCCTGCTGGTGTACGACTACATGCGCAACGGCAGCCTCGACAAGGCGCTGTTCGACGCCTCGGCGCCGGTTCTCCCGTGGCACCACCGCCGCGATATCCTCGCCGGCGTGGCCTCGGCGCTGGCGTACCTCCACCACGAGTGCGAGCGGCGCGTCATCCACCGGGACGTCAAGTCCAGCAACGTCATGCTCGACGAGGCGTtccgcgcgcggctcggcgaCTTCGGCCTCGCGCGGCAGGCGGAGCACGGCGAGTCCCCCGACGCGACCGCCGCGGCCGGCACGATGGGCTACCTGGCGCCGGAGTACCTGCTCACCGGGCGCGCCACCGAGGGCACCGACGTGTTCAGCTTCGGCGCGCTGGTGCTGGAggtggcgtgcgggcggcggccgaTCGGCACGGAGGGCCGGTGCAACAACCTCGTGGAGTGGGTGTGGAGCCTCCACGGCGAGGCCCGCGTCCTGGACGCAGTGGACCCGCGGCTGGGCGGCGAGTTCGACGAGGGCGAGGTGCGGCGGGCGCTGCTGGTGGGGCTGGCGTGCTCGAGCCCGGAGCCGGCGCTGCGGCCCGGGATGCGCGCCGTGGTACAGATGCTGAGCGGCGAGGCGGACCCGCCGTTCgtgccggcggcgcggccgtcgATGAGCTTCAGCGCCAACCACCAGCTGCTGCTGAGCCTGCAGGACAGCGTGTCGGACTACAACGCGCTGGGGCTGACCCTGTCGGACTCCTCGTCGGACTCGCTGAGCTCGTCGTCGCTGACCAGCACCCTGCGGAGGGGCGGCCACGACATCGGGTTCAGCAGCACCGGCGGCGACGCCAGGTGA